One window from the genome of Salvia splendens isolate huo1 chromosome 9, SspV2, whole genome shotgun sequence encodes:
- the LOC121749019 gene encoding uncharacterized protein LOC121749019, protein MSIICGLPLLECVYCIGCARWAWKRCLYTAGHDSESWGLATPEEFEPVPRLCRYILAVYEDDLRRPLWEPPRGYGIDPDCIVVRKNYDDTRGQAPPYLIYLDHHHSDIVLAVRGLNLAKESDYAVLMDNKLGKRKFDGGYVHNGLLKAAGCVLNAECDVLRDLLERYPSYTLTFTGHSLGSGVAALLTVVVVQNRHRFGGVERSRVRCYAIAPARCMSLNLAVRYADVINSVVLQDDFLPRTATPLEDIFKSLFCLPCLLCLRCLGDTCIPEDKMLKDPRRLYAPGRLYHIVERKPFRCGRFPPVVKTAVPVDGRFEHIVLSCNATSDHAIIWIEREAERALELLQEKDDALEIPARQRMERRESLAKDHGDEYRSALRRAVTLAVPHAFSPSQYGTFDEREDVDSQQSLGDSSTGSSSQSKSRESWDELIERLFERDESGHMLLRKSLIG, encoded by the exons ATGTCGATTATCTGCGGCTTGCCTCTTCTCGAGTGCGTATACTGCATAGGATGCGCGAGATGGGCTTGGAAGCGGTGTTTGTACACCGCTGGCCACGACAGCGAGTCATGGGGCCTCGCTACTCCCGAAGAGTTCGAGCCCGTTCCAAGGCTCTGCCGTTACATTCTCGCCGTCTACGAGGATGATCTCCGCCGCCCCCTCTGGGAGCCGCCGAGGGGCTACGGAATCGACCCCGATTGCATAGTTGTCAGGAAGAATTACGACGATACGCGCGGCCAAGCGCCTCCCTATTTGATATACCTTGATCATCATCACTCTGATATAGTTCTTGCTGTAAGAGGGCTTAATCTAGCTAAGGAAAGTGATTATGCGGTTTTGATGGATAATAAGCTGGGGAAGAGGAAATTTGATGGAGGGTATGTGCACAATGGGCTGCTCAAGGCGGCTGGCTGTGTTCTGAATGCTGAGTGTGATGTTTTAAGGGATCTTCTGGAGAGGTATCCGAGTTATACGCTGACATTCACGGGGCATTCGCTAGGGTCTGGTGTGGCGGCGCTGCTGACTGTGGTGGTGGTGCAGAATCGCCATAGGTTTGGGGGTGTGGAGAGATCGAGGGTCAGGTGCTATGCGATTGCACCGGCTAGATGTATGTCGCTTAATTTGGCTGTCAGATATGCTGATGTTATTAACTCTGTTGTTCTTCAG GATGATTTTTTGCCTCGGACAGCCACTCCACTGGAAGATATATTCAAGTCGCTTTTCTG TTTACCGTGCTTGTTGTGCCTAAGATGCTTGGGAGATACATGCATACCCGAGGACAAGATGCTAAAAGATCCAAGAAGGTTGTATGCACCGGGTCGCCTCTATCACATTGTTGAGAGAAAACCTTTCAG GTGTGGAAGATTTCCTCCAGTTGTGAAGACAGCAGTGCCCGTGGATGGAAGATTCGAGCATATAGTTCTGTCCTGTAATGCCACCTCCGATCATGCTATCATTTGGATAGAGAGAGAAGCTGAAAGGGCTCTGGAA TTATTGCAAGAGAAAGATGATGCATTGGAGATTCCAGCGCGTCAAAGAATGGAGAGACGGGAGTCGTTAGCCAAGGATCATGGTGATGAGTACCGGTCTGCTCTACGCAGAGCTGTTACTTTAGCTGTTCCACATGCCTTTTCACCGTCTCAATACGGAACCTTTGATGAAAGGGAGGATGTGGATTCGCAGCAATCGTTAGGAGATAGTTCGACAGGGTCATCTTCCCAAAGCAAGAGTCGGGAGAGCTGGGACGAGCTGATCGAGCGTCTGTTTGAGAGGGACGAGTCTGGTCACATGCTGCTGAGGAAATCACTTATTGGTTGA